The Thermococcus sp. JdF3 genome contains the following window.
AGCATCCGCTTCACCGCTAAAGGGTGAACTCTTCGTAGAGTTCAAGGGGCCTGACGAGGGTCCAGATGCGCTTCTTCTGGAGCTCGTCCCTGAGCTTCTCGGGGCTTCCCGTCCCGTAGATGCCGTAGTGCATGGGTATAACCAGGCGTGGGCGCATATCCTCGACAATCTGGGCCGCTTCGCGCTCGTTGGCCGTTGAGCGGCCGCTTATCGGCACCAGGAGAACGTCCACCCTTCCGCGGAGTCTCTGGAGGACCGGTGTGGAATACGTGTCGCCCGTGTGGAAGAGGGCTTTGTCTCCCTCTATCAGGTAGCCCAGGGGGTACTGGCTCGAGGGGTGCTCCATGTAGAACGCGGTCACCTTAACGCCGTTCTCGAGCTCGATGGTCTGGCCGTCCTCGATCTCCCTGACCTTCGTCACGCCATCGCTGATGGCGGTCATGTAAACCGGCTTGGGCCCTATCACGGTAGCGTCGCGGAGTCGCGAGAGAAGCTCCACCTTGCCGTAGTGATCCACGTGTTCGTGGGTTATCAGTATGTAGTCAACCTCGCCTATCCTGTCATCGTCCACCTCGGGATACGGGTCGATGAGGAGTCTCACGCCGTTGGTCTCGACCCAAAAGCACGCGTGTCCATACCAGATAATCTTCATCTGCTCTACCTCCTCAACTGGGTTGGGTAAGGTAGACTTAAAGTTTTTCCCCGTCGTCCGTTTTTTCGAAGTTCCTTCTCTATCCTCCGATTCCCGGAAAGCCGGCGCAGATTTTATATACCCCATTTCTGCCCTTTCATTAGTGGTCGCGGAAATTTCGAGCCCCGGAAAGGTGGTAATCCATCACGGTGGTGCAGGATGAACAGACGTCGCCTCATAATCCCGCCCGTTTCACTTCCAGTGCTTCTGGTTATGGGGGTTCTTTTCGTCATTATCTTCGTGTTCTTCTCCGGTGTCGTTATGGCCGCGTTTGAGAAGCTCGGGATTCCCCCGGACGTCGCCTATGCGCTCTTCATCTTCGCGCTTGTGGGGAGCTTCCTGAACATACCAATCGCGGAGGAAACGTCCTATGAACCAGTCGTGAGGGTGAGGGAGGTTCGGTTCTTTGGAATAGCCTACCCCGTTCCGTTCTTTGACTGGGAGGAGAGGCGCATAATCATCACCATAAACGTGGGAGGGGCCATCGTTCCCATAAGCGTGGCCGTCTATGAGATATTCAGGATGGTGTACTTCGGCCGGTGGACCCTTCTCTTCAACACCCTCATGGCGGTTCTCATAGCTTCTCTCTTCAGCCATGCCGTTGCCAGACCCGTCAGGGGCCTTGGAATAGCCATGCCCCTCTTCCTGCCGCCCTTGATGGCCATGTTTCTCGGCTGGCTCCTCGGCGGGAGCAATCCGAACGCCGTTGCCTACATCAGCGGGACCCTCGGTGTCCTGATAGGTGCCGACCTGATGAACTGGAACAGGATCAAGAACCTCGGCGCACCGATGGTCAGCATAGGCGGCGCCGGCACCTTCGACGGCATCTTCCTCGCGGGCATAATTGCCGTCCTCCTGGTATAACGGTGGGTTTTTAAGGGAGGTATTGAACATTCCAGTGGCAAACAGGGGTGATGCTCATGTTCGTGATTGGAAGCGGTGCCAGGCATCTGGAGGACGAGATGAAGGCCCTCGGCGGCAGGATTCTTGAGGTCGAGATAAAGCGGTTCCCCGACGGTGAGAAATACGTCAGGGTCCTTGGCTCTTCGGATGAGGTTACTGTCGTTCAGTCCACGTTCAGGCCGCAGGACGAGCACCTGGTCGAGATGATTCTCCTCGCCGATGCCCTGCGCGAGGGGGGAGCCCGGAAGCTCAGGGCGGTCGTTCCATACTTTGCCTACTCGAGACAGGACAGGGTCACGAAGGAAGGGGAGCCGGTGAGCGTGAGGGCTGTGATGAGAACCCTCGCGGTTTACTACGACGAGCTCTACGTCTTCGACCTCCACAACCCCGAGACCCTCAAGTTCTTCCAGGGTAAGGCGGTCAACCTCTCCCCCGCGGGGGTCATTGCGGACTACTTCGGGGAGAAGCTCGGTGAGGGCGTTGTTCTCGCCCCCGACAAAGGCGCACTTGAGAGGGCGAAGGCCGTTGCTGAGAGGCTTGGTCTTGAATACAGCCACTTTCACAAGGTCCGCGTCTCCCCGACGGAGGTCAGGATGGAGCCGGTCGATGTGGATGTTAAAGGGAAGAACGTTCTCATAGTCGATGACATCATAAGCACCGGCGGAACCATGATCAGGGCCGCAAATCTGCTCAGAGAGATGGGGGCTGAGAAGGTCTTCGTCGCGGCCACGCACGGTGTCTTCGCTGAGGGTGCCATAGAGCGCGTAAGCAAAGCCGTTGACGAGCTGGCGGTCACCAACACGATACCCACCCCGGTCTCGAAGATAAGCGTTGTGCCCGAGATACTGAAGCTGTGAGGGCGTCTCCCCTCGCCGCCCTCTTAACCTTTCTGACGTTTTTTGGAGCCGGACTTCTCACGGTGGTTTTCTTCCCCTTGATTGGCGGCATGGGTTCGGTGATTCCCTTCGTGGATACTCTCACCATAGTTCTGTCGCTCATGGTTCTCCTCCACTTACGAAGCGTCTCCTCATGGTCTTTGGGCTGGACGAGGATTCATCCAGAAAGCTTGCCCTCCTGGTCGGCCTCCTCTCTGTTTTGGTGTTCTACATGACCATACCGGGGGCCTGTGGGTGGTGTCGCTGATGAAGAGAATCATCCCTACACCATCGGCTTAGTCCTCATGACGCTCCTGGCATTCCCTGATTTCGTTCTCTTCGTGGGCAGGTTGATACCGCTTGGGGACGCTGGCTGCCGTTCGTGGTCTCCCTTCCGATGGTGGTCCTTGGTGGCCACGTTGGGCGGGCAACTGGAGGGGGTCTTGGGTTGAGTCACGATGATGCACTCAACCTGAGTGTCCTTGTTTCGGTGGTCTTGGGTTATCTGCTTCTCATCCCTTTCCTCCCCTGACCGTGCAAAAATTTTTGTCGTTTTTATGTCTAAAATTGTGCATTTTATCGGCGCTTTTTGACAGCTTCTTTTTCAAAAATCAGCCCTGGTGGGGGTTTTGCAAAAATTTTGTATCGGTGGGGTTCACCCCTATTGGATGGAGCGCCCGAACAGGGCGCGACAAAACCCGAGCGCCAAGACGGCGGCGTCGGGGGGACAGGGTGCAAAGCACCCACGATGAACCCCGCCCTCCAGCTCGGGTCACAGCAATGTGCGCTCCCGAGGAAACGCCGAAAGGCGGACCCCTCGGGGGTAAGGCAGGCCCAACACCTCGACCAAACCCCGGACGGATATTTGGTACTTCCCCCTGAGGGAAGTCCCACCGGCCGTACTCCTTGCTCAATTCCGGTTG
Protein-coding sequences here:
- a CDS encoding MBL fold metallo-hydrolase: MKIIWYGHACFWVETNGVRLLIDPYPEVDDDRIGEVDYILITHEHVDHYGKVELLSRLRDATVIGPKPVYMTAISDGVTKVREIEDGQTIELENGVKVTAFYMEHPSSQYPLGYLIEGDKALFHTGDTYSTPVLQRLRGRVDVLLVPISGRSTANEREAAQIVEDMRPRLVIPMHYGIYGTGSPEKLRDELQKKRIWTLVRPLELYEEFTL
- a CDS encoding DUF1614 domain-containing protein; this translates as MNRRRLIIPPVSLPVLLVMGVLFVIIFVFFSGVVMAAFEKLGIPPDVAYALFIFALVGSFLNIPIAEETSYEPVVRVREVRFFGIAYPVPFFDWEERRIIITINVGGAIVPISVAVYEIFRMVYFGRWTLLFNTLMAVLIASLFSHAVARPVRGLGIAMPLFLPPLMAMFLGWLLGGSNPNAVAYISGTLGVLIGADLMNWNRIKNLGAPMVSIGGAGTFDGIFLAGIIAVLLV
- a CDS encoding ribose-phosphate diphosphokinase, encoding MFVIGSGARHLEDEMKALGGRILEVEIKRFPDGEKYVRVLGSSDEVTVVQSTFRPQDEHLVEMILLADALREGGARKLRAVVPYFAYSRQDRVTKEGEPVSVRAVMRTLAVYYDELYVFDLHNPETLKFFQGKAVNLSPAGVIADYFGEKLGEGVVLAPDKGALERAKAVAERLGLEYSHFHKVRVSPTEVRMEPVDVDVKGKNVLIVDDIISTGGTMIRAANLLREMGAEKVFVAATHGVFAEGAIERVSKAVDELAVTNTIPTPVSKISVVPEILKL